A single window of Symphalangus syndactylus isolate Jambi chromosome 4, NHGRI_mSymSyn1-v2.1_pri, whole genome shotgun sequence DNA harbors:
- the LOC129480190 gene encoding uncharacterized protein: protein GRRHFPPPRGGGSGASEQSPRQPGGAGLRVLRGRSDVRYSAGGQPALKRKGGRIRLGAQLCRAALAPCATCSPGGGTHSGSRGVTRSSGRCNPGRPWGHNLREVTYRCVSAGARGHWERNEVVVSQVFSEILTRHQTEEAGAPESTERRVGEEGERGCSAGAGRPQPPGTRRRAKTSHPAREGREGPRQGAPFQPGETRVLAASLSSWQRAPVLTPSPFSTLDASYKVAGRGVSLPERPGPY from the coding sequence GGCCGGCGACACTTCCCGCCGCCTCGGGGTGGGGGGTCGGGGGCGTCGGAACAGTCACCGCGGCAGCCCGGCGGGGCTGGTCTGCGGGTCCTGCGAGGCCGCTCTGACGTGCGGTATTCCGCGGGCGGGCAGCCTGCTCTGAAGCGGAAAGGAGGGCGCATCCGGCTCGGAGCCCAGCTCTGCCGCGCGGCGCTCGCTCCCTGCGCGACCTGCAGCCCGGGAGGCGGAACGCATTCTGGCTCCCGCGGGGTCACACGGAGCAGCGGGCGCTGTAATCCAGGGAGGCCTTGGGGACACAACCTTAGAGAAGTCACCTACCGGTGTGTGTCCGCTGGCGCACGGGGACACTGGGAGCGAAATGAGGTGGTTGTGAGCCAGGTATTTTCCGAAATACTCACCAGGCACCAGACCGAGGAAGCTGGAGCCCCGGAGAGCACGGAGAGGCGGGTGGGAGAGGAAGGCGAGCGAGGCTGCTCAGCGGGTGCCGGGAGACCGCAACCGCCGGGGACTCGCAGAAGAGCCAAGACCAGCCACCCAGCccgggaagggagggaaggaccGCGACAGGGTGCCCCATTTCAGCCTGGGGAGACGCGTGTCCTGGCCGCCAGTCTCTCTTCCTGGCAGAGGGCCCCAGTGCTGACCCCCAGCCCCTTTTCCACGCTCGATGCTTCTTACAAAGTGGCCGGGCGAGGAGTGTCGCTCCCCGAGAGGCCAGGCCCTTACTAA